One Silene latifolia isolate original U9 population chromosome 4, ASM4854445v1, whole genome shotgun sequence DNA segment encodes these proteins:
- the LOC141651364 gene encoding uncharacterized protein LOC141651364, with protein MVVQKHDSFKYHPLYNKIKLSHLCFDDDLILICKGDRATIELLLKSFDYFSKASGLVMKKGKSNLYCNGIDDQLVREIEMASRINYWARIFILPKTVIGRIEAICRAYLWHVTDQKESLALVSWEQVCQPRKQEGLSLKYLHLWNIAAIGKYVWWVAKKKDHLWLIRYCSHRIGYADCRLYRATVVSCVENGDCSVIGMPYVPFMAD; from the exons ATGGTGGTTCAGAAACATGATAGCTTTAAGTACCACCCTCTTTACAATAAGATTAAATTGTCTCATTTGTGTTTTGATGATGATCTAATTCTGATCTGTAAGGGGGATAGAGCAACTATTGAACTATTATTGAAATCTTTTGATTACTTTTCCAAAGCTTCTGGGTTGGTCATGAAAAAGGGCAAGTCCAATCTATATTGCAATGGAATTGATGATCAGTTGGTAAGGGAGATTGAAATGGCTTCTCGAATTAA TTATTGGGCTCGAATATTTATTCTGCCAAAGACTGTTATTGGAAGAATTGAAGCTATCTGCAGAGCTTACCTATGGCATGTAACTGATCAAAAGGAAAGCCTTGCCTTGGTGTCCTGGGAGCAGGTTTGTCAACCAAGGAAGCAAGAAGGTTTAAGCCTTAAATATTTGCACTTGTGGAACATTGCTGCCATTGGTAAGTATGTCTGGTGGgttgctaagaagaaagatcacCTCTGG CTCATCAGATACTGCTCACACAGGATAGGTTATGCAGATTGCAGATTATACAGAGCAACTGTTGTTTCCTGTGTG GAAAATGGTGACTGCAGTGTTATTGGCATGCCTTATGTACCATTTATGGCAGATTAG
- the LOC141651365 gene encoding uncharacterized protein LOC141651365, whose protein sequence is MADNGPLNFDNVTRISKLKINTRNKYECAKDLEELRRARDQFLRQKAKCTSKEVSNINQRVVQAGQCLKREHCDILNVTVTAEEIKEAVFAIPGTKALGPDGPIACCNTIYKCLSKVLCARLGQVLPDVVSASQNAFIKGRDIVGNILICQDLIKLYKRKSCSPRIMMKLDLQKAYNSVEWCFMEGMMKAIRFPDMFTQLVMQCITTPYSISLNGDMFGFFKGKRGLI, encoded by the exons ATGGCCGATAATGGACCGTTAAATTTTGATAATGTGACAAGAATTAGTAAGTTAAAAATTAATACCCGTAATAAATATGAATGTGCTAAAGATCTAGAAGAGCTGAGAAGAGCTAGAGATCAGTTCTTGAGACAAAAAGCTAAAT GTACTTCCAAGGAGGTTAGTAATATTAATCAGAGAGTGGTGCAGGCTGGACAATGCCTGAAAAGGGAGCATTGTGACATTTTGAATGTTACTGTAACTGCTGAGGAAATAAAAGAAGCAGTGTTTGCTATACCAGGGACAAAAGCTCTAGGACCTGATGG GCCCATTGCCTGTTGCAATACCATTTACAAATGCCTCTCAAAAGTGTTGTGTGCAAGACTGGGACAAGTGCTGCCTGATGTGGTTAGTGCTTCCCAAAATGCTTTCATTAAAGGTAGAGACATTGTTGGGAATATCCTAATTTGTCAGGACTTGATCAAACTGTACAAAAGAAAGAGTTGCTCTCCTAGAATCATGATGAAACTTGACTTGCAGAAGGCATATAACTCTGTAGAGTGGTGTTTTATGGAGGGCATGATGAAAGCAATAAGGTTTCCTGATATGTTTACTCAATTAGTGATGCAATGCATTACTACTCCTTATTCTATATCACTGAATGGAGATATGTTTGGGTTCTTTAAGGGCAAGAGGGGGCTCATATAG